A window from bacterium encodes these proteins:
- a CDS encoding DsrE family protein gives MKLGIFVNTNTQLAAVLGITDAALAQGHTVDIFAMDDGTRLLSDPAFAAVSGKTGVTMAFCDHSAQHLGTKPASLPGSISCGSQFENATMNHEVDRLIVL, from the coding sequence ATGAAGCTCGGCATCTTCGTCAACACGAACACGCAGCTGGCCGCGGTGCTCGGCATCACGGACGCCGCGCTGGCGCAGGGGCACACGGTCGACATCTTCGCGATGGACGACGGCACCCGGCTGCTCTCCGATCCCGCGTTCGCGGCGGTCAGCGGCAAGACGGGCGTCACCATGGCGTTCTGCGACCACAGCGCCCAGCACCTCGGGACCAAGCCGGCGTCGCTGCCCGGATCCATATCCTGCGGCAGCCAGTTCGAGAACGCGACGATGAACCACGAGGTGGACCGCCTCATCGTCCTCTAG
- a CDS encoding YeeE/YedE family protein translates to MAEADEKKNAVWAYLITGMLMLISLAYYNVSQYYIYVVVYIWFGFAYGMMLQYGRFCMASASRDLFAAGVPRMAVGVLVALMFFSLIQATLQSTHMSTFHPAPFGVHTLIAGLIFGVGMVLSGGCASGSLYKIGEGNMTSAVVAFFGLCIGQAIFVDVKWFDFLMPASWKAAAAAKVASGALPADKVTSSFDTFLAGYVWDQPTVQLSHTKAVSAALPGISKYFIADALICTLIPAALVLVVIYWFYSRKGFIKKRAKAKGGATGFGDEVAGLWAMITASKRTTMMGVVIGIVAGLHILVIKGMQLRFGITNFAQILNRMNDAGQIHLKPGEIGAWGTMFDPGYWYITSQEGQLGGWILEKFGWNMRDNIFFGVNNGLPEPWRNPALWMSIGIIFGAMVMARLSNEFKFKMPKGELWVWALAGGMLMGLGSRPALGCNIGAFFIRVAGGDPSGWLYGAGMVGGAYFGVKFFNWWSERKMAKEMESF, encoded by the coding sequence GTGGCGGAAGCGGACGAGAAGAAGAACGCCGTGTGGGCCTACCTGATCACCGGCATGCTCATGCTCATCAGCCTCGCCTACTACAATGTGAGCCAGTACTACATCTACGTCGTCGTCTACATCTGGTTCGGGTTTGCGTACGGCATGATGCTCCAGTACGGCCGCTTCTGCATGGCCTCGGCATCGCGCGATCTCTTCGCCGCGGGAGTCCCGCGCATGGCCGTGGGCGTGCTCGTCGCGCTCATGTTCTTCAGTCTGATCCAGGCGACGCTCCAGTCGACCCACATGAGCACGTTCCACCCCGCGCCCTTCGGCGTCCACACGCTGATCGCCGGCCTCATCTTCGGCGTCGGCATGGTGCTCTCGGGGGGCTGCGCCTCCGGTTCGCTCTACAAGATCGGCGAAGGGAACATGACCTCCGCCGTTGTCGCCTTCTTCGGCCTGTGCATCGGCCAGGCGATCTTCGTCGACGTGAAGTGGTTCGACTTCCTCATGCCCGCGAGCTGGAAGGCCGCCGCGGCCGCCAAGGTGGCCTCCGGGGCGCTCCCCGCCGACAAGGTGACCTCGTCCTTCGACACCTTCCTGGCCGGGTACGTCTGGGACCAGCCGACCGTCCAGCTCTCCCACACCAAGGCGGTTTCGGCCGCGCTGCCGGGGATCTCCAAGTATTTCATCGCCGACGCCCTGATCTGCACCCTCATCCCGGCCGCGCTGGTGCTCGTGGTCATCTACTGGTTCTACAGCCGCAAGGGCTTCATCAAGAAGCGGGCGAAGGCCAAGGGCGGCGCGACCGGCTTCGGCGACGAGGTCGCCGGGCTCTGGGCCATGATCACCGCCTCCAAGCGCACCACCATGATGGGCGTGGTCATCGGCATCGTGGCCGGCCTGCACATCCTCGTGATCAAGGGGATGCAGCTGCGCTTCGGCATCACGAACTTCGCCCAGATCCTGAACCGGATGAACGACGCCGGCCAGATCCACCTCAAGCCCGGCGAGATCGGGGCCTGGGGAACGATGTTCGACCCCGGCTACTGGTACATCACCAGCCAGGAGGGCCAGCTCGGCGGCTGGATCCTGGAGAAGTTCGGCTGGAACATGCGCGACAACATCTTCTTCGGCGTGAACAACGGCCTGCCCGAGCCCTGGCGCAACCCGGCACTCTGGATGTCGATCGGGATCATCTTCGGCGCGATGGTCATGGCGCGCCTGAGCAACGAGTTCAAGTTCAAGATGCCCAAGGGCGAGCTCTGGGTCTGGGCCCTCGCGGGCGGGATGCTGATGGGCCTGGGGTCCCGCCCGGCCCTCGGCTGCAACATCGGCGCCTTCTTCATCCGGGTCGCGGGCGGCGACCCCAGCGGCTGGCTCTACGGCGCCGGGATGGTCGGCGGCGCCTACTTCGGCGTCAAGTTCTTCAACTGGTGGTCCGAGCGCAAGATGGCCAAGGAGATGGAGTCGTTCTAG
- a CDS encoding sulfurtransferase TusA family protein has product MAMKFEKTGDGTYLLDVCGYVCPHPQIYTKKSLEKMAEGDTVQVVLDNPSSVETIVQMCDQVGNEVLERKTEGGKIYLKIQKG; this is encoded by the coding sequence ATGGCGATGAAGTTCGAGAAGACCGGCGACGGCACGTACCTGCTCGACGTCTGCGGCTACGTCTGCCCCCACCCCCAGATCTACACCAAGAAGTCGCTCGAGAAGATGGCCGAGGGTGACACCGTGCAGGTCGTGCTTGACAACCCCTCGTCCGTCGAGACGATCGTCCAGATGTGCGACCAGGTGGGCAACGAAGTGCTCGAGCGCAAGACCGAGGGTGGCAAGATCTACCTCAAGATCCAGAAGGGGTAG